In a single window of the Desulfonatronum thiodismutans genome:
- a CDS encoding P-loop ATPase, Sll1717 family, with product MPSFSDINFKYTDAEEERLYSPELLEKAYVDIDGILEKISEPDKFIVIGPKGAGKTALSSKLSLMHQWDMFVDGDILEQFEFQLLKKTGGEKGQSIGGALTAWQLILFLRLIPLFLKDTKFAEQNPNIVELKNSLDKYGLTKSDSLIHIVQYTSRRGIFGKIKSAISEVSGEQIEEDNFKIKDPASLLESLKSEFDKIAPAESKYYLVIDGLDYVLRDGRNNSPFIADLINAVRQLNIYFHQHGVNAKTIILIRNEVLQLVPDPNLTKRINDNGVQLKWYDNVRSPFDTSLLEIISKRAHVAGFEGNAKKLWGEWFPPSINRSSSLDFVLVNTRFLPRDLVSFFRELQKLGKKPPFDRIDVLSALNNYSDWFLQELSDALVGLMGENLRTDMSDIITELGRDFTLDQFQEKLIEYGFSKEKFSAEQIARDLFNASWIGNEWNTDKGTPRYSWKHRKINAKLNVKHKIVVHSGLWKTLNLI from the coding sequence ATGCCATCTTTTAGCGATATAAACTTTAAATATACAGATGCTGAAGAGGAAAGGTTGTATTCGCCTGAATTATTAGAAAAGGCCTATGTTGATATAGATGGGATATTGGAAAAAATATCGGAGCCCGATAAGTTTATTGTTATTGGACCTAAAGGAGCGGGTAAAACTGCTCTTTCGTCGAAGCTATCTCTAATGCATCAATGGGATATGTTTGTAGATGGAGATATTCTAGAACAGTTTGAATTTCAGCTACTAAAGAAAACAGGCGGTGAAAAAGGTCAGTCTATTGGAGGTGCCCTTACCGCTTGGCAATTGATTTTGTTTCTTAGGCTAATTCCGCTGTTTTTGAAAGATACAAAGTTTGCGGAACAAAACCCCAATATAGTCGAGCTTAAAAATTCCCTTGATAAATATGGTTTAACAAAGTCCGATAGTCTTATTCATATTGTCCAGTATACGAGTAGGCGAGGTATATTTGGTAAAATTAAGTCTGCGATTTCGGAAGTATCGGGAGAGCAAATTGAAGAGGACAACTTCAAGATTAAGGATCCGGCATCACTTTTAGAATCTCTAAAAAGTGAATTTGATAAAATAGCGCCGGCGGAATCTAAATACTATCTTGTGATAGATGGGTTGGATTATGTACTGCGTGATGGCCGTAATAACAGTCCGTTTATTGCCGATCTTATCAACGCTGTTCGTCAACTTAATATTTACTTTCATCAGCATGGTGTTAATGCTAAGACAATAATTCTAATTCGCAATGAAGTCCTTCAATTGGTGCCAGATCCAAATTTGACGAAGCGAATAAATGACAACGGCGTTCAGCTTAAGTGGTATGACAATGTAAGGTCTCCCTTTGATACAAGCCTTTTGGAAATCATCTCGAAAAGAGCTCATGTTGCTGGCTTCGAGGGTAATGCTAAGAAACTGTGGGGAGAATGGTTTCCGCCAAGTATTAATAGATCGAGTTCTTTAGATTTTGTTTTGGTAAACACAAGATTTCTACCGAGAGACTTGGTTAGTTTCTTTCGAGAGCTCCAAAAGCTTGGAAAAAAACCTCCATTTGACAGAATTGATGTTCTTTCAGCATTAAATAATTATTCGGATTGGTTTTTGCAGGAGCTTAGTGACGCTCTGGTCGGCTTAATGGGCGAAAATCTAAGAACGGATATGTCCGACATAATTACGGAGTTGGGTCGAGATTTCACCCTAGATCAGTTTCAGGAAAAGCTCATCGAATACGGATTTAGTAAGGAGAAATTTTCAGCAGAGCAAATAGCTAGAGATTTATTTAATGCCTCATGGATTGGTAATGAGTGGAATACTGACAAAGGTACACCTCGCTATTCGTGGAAACATCGTAAAATAAACGCAAAATTGAATGTTAAGCATAAAATAGTGGTGCACTCAGGTTTATGGAAGACCCTAAACTTAATATAA
- a CDS encoding NYN domain-containing protein: protein MSKHEELYVFVDNSFLYIEGYKHVNKVANSNGNKKPQIDYFKFKKFVEKNGNVKRVVLVGSELAGSLITNCQRAGFEVHTLPKYPNIKTGKKQEKGVDMKIGWEVAKTLFTNRDSNVNKKIILCTGDKDFASILSDIHTSGWAFELWLWKSSYSKAYAQQVEVFGTIKDLDNEWREFISLVDNSKSR from the coding sequence ATGAGTAAGCATGAAGAGCTATATGTTTTCGTCGACAATTCGTTCTTATACATTGAGGGGTACAAGCACGTAAACAAAGTCGCTAATTCCAATGGAAATAAGAAGCCTCAAATTGATTATTTCAAATTTAAGAAATTTGTCGAAAAGAACGGAAATGTAAAAAGAGTGGTTTTAGTGGGTTCCGAGCTTGCCGGAAGCCTTATCACTAACTGCCAAAGGGCGGGCTTTGAAGTACACACCCTGCCAAAGTATCCGAATATAAAAACGGGTAAAAAGCAAGAGAAAGGCGTAGACATGAAAATTGGGTGGGAAGTTGCTAAAACACTCTTTACAAATCGTGATTCAAACGTGAATAAAAAAATTATTCTGTGCACTGGCGACAAGGATTTTGCATCCATACTTTCTGACATACATACGTCAGGCTGGGCATTTGAGCTCTGGCTTTGGAAAAGTTCGTATTCAAAGGCATATGCACAACAAGTGGAGGTATTTGGAACAATAAAAGATCTTGACAACGAATGGCGAGAATTCATAAGCCTAGTGGATAATAGCAAAAGTCGCTAA
- a CDS encoding DsbA family protein, with protein MRKQYLVAAAGLLLGLLFIIATHVYQTQQAQKLDFLAREDAEVFVRPHSPTLGSPDARVTLVEFMDPACETCAAFSPFVKKLMDDNPGKIRLVLRYAPFHDGADDFVRILEAAGNQGKYWETLDIMYQSQGHWASHQNPQPHLLWDFVAMAEVDLDMVRNDMNEARIQRILEQDIADARALNVTKTPGFFVNGKPLTTFGFKQLQQLVESEIARMYPQ; from the coding sequence ATGAGGAAACAATATCTCGTTGCCGCCGCCGGACTGCTCCTGGGTCTGCTCTTCATCATCGCAACCCATGTCTACCAGACGCAGCAAGCGCAAAAGCTGGACTTTCTGGCCCGGGAAGACGCCGAAGTCTTTGTCCGGCCTCACTCGCCCACCCTGGGCAGCCCGGATGCCCGGGTCACCCTGGTGGAGTTCATGGACCCGGCCTGCGAGACATGCGCCGCGTTTTCCCCCTTCGTGAAGAAACTGATGGACGACAATCCCGGCAAAATCAGGCTGGTTTTGCGATACGCTCCGTTCCACGACGGGGCCGATGATTTCGTGCGCATCCTCGAAGCAGCGGGCAATCAGGGCAAGTACTGGGAAACGCTGGACATCATGTACCAGAGCCAGGGCCACTGGGCCAGCCACCAGAACCCGCAACCGCATCTGCTCTGGGACTTCGTGGCCATGGCCGAAGTGGACCTGGACATGGTCAGAAACGACATGAACGAAGCAAGAATCCAGCGCATCCTGGAGCAGGACATCGCCGACGCCAGGGCGCTCAACGTCACCAAAACCCCGGGCTTTTTCGTCAACGGCAAGCCCTTGACAACCTTCGGCTTCAAGCAGTTGCAGCAACTGGTGGAGTCGGAGATCGCGCGGATGTACCCACAGTGA
- a CDS encoding disulfide bond formation protein B produces the protein MASTDSMSNPGWNILFLAWLLTIASALTSIFFSAVMQLPPCVLCWYQRIFLFPLAFIFTTGLFFCDKSVVRYALPLAGAGWLVALYQNLLVYGIVPESIKPCSQGVSCTESYFDILGFLTIPMLSFMAFTIILVLLYTFNRRISQ, from the coding sequence ATGGCTTCTACGGATAGCATGAGTAATCCAGGCTGGAATATTCTCTTTCTGGCTTGGCTGCTGACCATTGCGTCCGCACTGACGAGCATTTTCTTCAGTGCCGTGATGCAACTGCCCCCGTGCGTTCTCTGCTGGTACCAGCGCATCTTTCTCTTTCCCTTGGCGTTCATATTTACCACGGGTCTCTTTTTCTGCGACAAGAGCGTGGTGCGCTACGCCCTGCCTCTGGCAGGCGCGGGCTGGCTCGTGGCCCTGTACCAAAATCTGCTTGTTTACGGGATAGTCCCGGAGAGCATCAAGCCGTGCAGTCAGGGGGTCTCCTGCACGGAGAGTTATTTCGACATTCTCGGTTTCCTGACGATTCCGATGCTCTCATTCATGGCTTTCACGATCATTCTGGTACTACTGTACACCTTCAATAGGAGAATTTCTCAATGA
- a CDS encoding DUF305 domain-containing protein, with the protein MMKTMSLMTFWMPLAVLSLLFMTGPHGPADAEEHGHQHQVGSELEFLVEMIPHHQEAVDSAKQIMAVTERKELRDFAKEVMDTQAEEIAKMRQWIKQWHPDAAMQATYQPMMREIEGLSAKEADIVFLEDMIEHHLAAVHMARDVLDKNLSERDEVRILAEEIIAAQNREIDQMREWLEQWGGASAPAGHHGH; encoded by the coding sequence ATGATGAAAACAATGAGTCTCATGACGTTCTGGATGCCCCTTGCGGTGTTGAGCCTCCTGTTCATGACCGGTCCACACGGCCCGGCGGATGCGGAGGAGCATGGACATCAACATCAAGTGGGAAGCGAATTGGAATTTCTCGTGGAAATGATCCCTCACCATCAGGAGGCCGTGGACAGCGCCAAGCAGATCATGGCCGTCACCGAACGTAAGGAACTACGCGACTTCGCTAAGGAAGTGATGGACACGCAGGCCGAGGAAATCGCCAAGATGCGCCAGTGGATCAAGCAGTGGCATCCTGACGCGGCCATGCAGGCGACCTACCAGCCCATGATGCGGGAAATCGAAGGATTGTCCGCGAAGGAAGCGGACATCGTCTTCCTGGAGGACATGATTGAACATCACCTCGCCGCCGTGCATATGGCCCGGGATGTTCTGGACAAAAATCTATCCGAGCGCGACGAGGTGCGGATTCTGGCCGAAGAAATCATCGCCGCTCAGAACCGGGAGATCGACCAGATGCGGGAATGGTTGGAGCAATGGGGCGGCGCTTCGGCTCCGGCGGGCCACCACGGTCATTGA
- a CDS encoding pentapeptide repeat-containing protein, translated as MLIWAMACPGFAFDQSDLERLLVTRSCPGCDLSRADLSKADLTKADLWGADLRFANLAEANLLEADLREADLHGADLFMANLIRVDLKAANLSSADATGANLYRAVLAGADLTETVLFKANLNRANMRNARLVRANLFLADLSRADLRGAGIDGAEWNGANLTGAVWINGRTCDPGSRGECRLD; from the coding sequence GTGCTTATTTGGGCGATGGCATGTCCCGGTTTTGCGTTTGACCAGAGCGACCTGGAGCGCTTGCTGGTCACCCGGTCTTGTCCAGGATGCGATCTCAGTCGGGCGGATTTGAGTAAAGCCGATCTGACCAAGGCTGATTTGTGGGGCGCGGATTTGCGGTTCGCGAATTTGGCGGAAGCCAATCTGCTCGAAGCGGATCTCCGTGAAGCCGACTTGCACGGGGCCGACCTGTTCATGGCCAACCTGATCCGGGTCGATCTCAAGGCCGCGAATCTGTCCAGCGCGGACGCCACCGGGGCTAATCTGTACCGGGCCGTGCTTGCCGGTGCGGATCTGACCGAGACCGTCTTGTTCAAAGCCAACCTGAACAGGGCGAACATGAGGAACGCGCGTCTGGTTCGCGCCAATCTGTTCCTGGCGGACTTGAGCCGAGCCGATCTGAGAGGGGCCGGGATCGATGGCGCGGAATGGAACGGGGCCAACCTGACGGGCGCCGTGTGGATCAATGGCCGCACGTGCGACCCCGGTTCCAGAGGCGAATGCAGGTTGGACTGA
- a CDS encoding c-type cytochrome — protein MKKTAIITSLALGGFLLFAGTAAVSAVALGGEKLYQERCSQCHGLGRVERATKDQAGWETTVDRMIGKRAGLLNAEERDAVVEYLVNR, from the coding sequence ATGAAAAAGACCGCTATCATTACCAGCTTGGCTCTGGGCGGGTTTTTACTGTTCGCGGGTACGGCGGCCGTTTCCGCCGTAGCCCTGGGTGGGGAGAAGCTCTATCAGGAGCGGTGTTCCCAGTGCCACGGTCTGGGACGGGTGGAGCGAGCCACCAAGGACCAAGCCGGTTGGGAAACCACGGTGGACCGGATGATCGGCAAACGGGCCGGATTGCTCAACGCTGAAGAGCGGGACGCCGTGGTGGAGTATCTGGTCAACAGGTAG
- a CDS encoding sensor histidine kinase, translating into MNRSEQRDVVALLCDDMGVVREVLADERNRFENVPTGLPFTAFVHPTSLTKAQFFLKEIQEKGIVLDWELGVATGNAVTILRFTGIRHEKQTVIVGAEDINSVMELYEEILSMHGDQITLLRAEVKRRKELADELHLMNLQGYEEVTRLNNELVTMQRDLVKKTRALEALDQQKNLFLGIAAHDLRNPIGNILNLSQLLQGELQGKLNEDSTLYFQLIDSSCGFLLQLISDLLDFSQIESGKLTLELETVDLEALISQQTSYARTAAEAKGVELAFVVQGEDPFVIQGDRGRLTQVVDNLVSNAVKFSSAESRVEISLVREGNDLLFTVRDHGPGISPEDQAKLFQPFAKATARPTAGERSTGLGLSIVKRIVDAHRGGVRLESVVGQGTTLLVRLPMGNG; encoded by the coding sequence ATGAACCGAAGCGAACAACGCGACGTCGTGGCCCTGCTGTGCGACGACATGGGAGTTGTCCGGGAAGTGCTGGCCGACGAGCGCAACCGGTTCGAGAACGTTCCCACTGGGTTGCCGTTCACGGCGTTCGTCCATCCCACCTCCCTGACCAAAGCTCAATTTTTTTTGAAGGAGATTCAGGAAAAAGGCATTGTCCTGGACTGGGAACTGGGCGTGGCCACCGGTAACGCAGTGACCATTCTCCGGTTCACCGGAATCCGTCATGAGAAGCAAACGGTCATCGTCGGGGCCGAGGACATCAACTCGGTTATGGAACTCTACGAGGAAATCCTGAGCATGCACGGGGACCAGATCACCCTGCTGCGGGCCGAGGTCAAGCGACGCAAGGAATTGGCCGACGAACTACATTTGATGAACCTCCAAGGCTATGAAGAGGTCACCAGGCTGAACAACGAGCTGGTGACCATGCAGCGGGATTTAGTCAAGAAGACCCGTGCACTGGAAGCCTTGGATCAACAGAAAAACCTGTTTCTGGGCATCGCGGCTCACGACCTGCGCAACCCCATCGGCAACATCCTGAATCTGAGCCAACTGCTCCAGGGCGAGCTTCAAGGCAAACTCAATGAAGACTCCACGCTGTATTTCCAACTGATCGATTCCAGCTGCGGCTTTTTGCTCCAATTAATCTCGGACTTGTTGGATTTTTCCCAGATCGAGTCCGGCAAGCTGACCCTGGAGCTGGAAACCGTTGACCTGGAGGCATTGATCTCCCAGCAGACATCCTATGCCCGGACCGCGGCCGAGGCCAAGGGCGTGGAGTTGGCTTTCGTCGTCCAGGGAGAAGACCCGTTCGTCATACAAGGGGATCGCGGTCGCCTGACCCAGGTGGTGGACAACCTGGTCAGCAACGCCGTGAAGTTCAGCAGCGCGGAGAGCCGGGTCGAAATCAGTCTGGTCCGGGAAGGGAACGACCTGCTGTTCACGGTCCGGGATCATGGACCGGGCATCAGCCCGGAAGACCAAGCCAAACTTTTCCAGCCCTTTGCCAAGGCCACCGCCCGGCCCACCGCCGGAGAACGCAGCACCGGCCTGGGCCTGAGCATCGTCAAGCGCATCGTCGACGCCCATCGCGGCGGGGTCCGCTTGGAGAGCGTCGTCGGCCAGGGAACGACGTTGCTCGTGCGTTTGCCCATGGGAAACGGGTAG
- a CDS encoding cobalamin B12-binding domain-containing protein: MNQEQPPLFVGLSEMAGEHAELARNYLRLLLEAKRKEATEAVVKAVESGVSVKDVYLRVFQPVLYEVGDLWQRNLVSVAQEHYCTAATQFAMSLLYPYIFSGKQTGHRFVGCCVGGELHEIGMRMVTDFFEMEGWDTYYMGANTPDEDVVRTIVEQKAGVVGISVTMTFHLHLVGRLILRIRSRPECRDVKILVGGYPFLANQQLWRGVGAHAFAADADQAIEVAGRLLDDGRNP; this comes from the coding sequence ATGAATCAAGAACAACCCCCTTTATTTGTCGGCCTCTCGGAGATGGCTGGAGAGCATGCCGAGTTGGCCCGGAACTACTTGCGTTTGTTGCTGGAGGCCAAACGCAAGGAAGCGACGGAAGCGGTGGTGAAGGCCGTAGAGAGCGGGGTCTCGGTCAAGGACGTCTATCTGCGGGTGTTTCAGCCCGTTCTCTACGAGGTCGGCGACCTCTGGCAACGCAACCTGGTCTCCGTGGCTCAGGAGCATTACTGCACCGCGGCGACGCAGTTCGCCATGTCCTTGCTCTACCCGTACATCTTCAGCGGCAAGCAGACCGGGCACAGGTTCGTGGGCTGCTGCGTGGGCGGGGAATTGCACGAGATTGGGATGCGGATGGTCACGGACTTTTTTGAAATGGAAGGCTGGGACACCTACTATATGGGGGCCAATACCCCGGACGAGGACGTGGTCCGGACCATCGTCGAGCAGAAGGCCGGGGTTGTGGGCATCTCCGTGACCATGACCTTCCACCTGCACCTCGTGGGTCGCTTGATCCTGCGCATTCGCAGCCGTCCGGAATGCCGCGACGTCAAGATCCTGGTCGGTGGATATCCCTTTCTGGCCAATCAGCAGCTTTGGAGGGGCGTGGGAGCGCATGCCTTTGCCGCGGACGCCGATCAAGCCATTGAGGTGGCCGGTCGTCTTCTGGACGACGGGAGAAATCCATGA
- a CDS encoding ABC-type transport auxiliary lipoprotein family protein produces the protein MTRFLSYLRRDVLVALTFLLVALAGLPGCASLSRPDPDRRYYLLQVQRPEPALERPAEAPILAVRSFRVAPAYDSRGIVTIRPDGLVQRDFYERFFLPPGEMLAEQFRNWLGQAGIFSLVTDLGGLTEPDLILEGYVQELHRDLRDGRREAVLALQMLLLRPNRLGAMEVVVQRDYRQELTLSDGSIASLVAGWNLALTMILSDVETAFRSASFSGAVSQPSQGRLQGSDQ, from the coding sequence ATGACGCGTTTTTTGTCCTACTTGCGACGGGACGTACTCGTCGCACTGACCTTCCTTCTGGTCGCCCTTGCGGGCCTTCCGGGCTGCGCTTCCCTGTCTCGTCCGGACCCGGATCGACGGTACTATCTGCTTCAGGTCCAGCGTCCGGAGCCCGCACTGGAGCGTCCCGCCGAGGCTCCGATTCTGGCCGTGCGCTCCTTCCGCGTCGCTCCGGCTTACGATTCACGAGGAATCGTGACCATCCGGCCCGATGGTCTGGTTCAGCGGGATTTTTACGAACGCTTTTTTCTGCCTCCCGGTGAAATGCTCGCCGAACAGTTTCGAAATTGGCTTGGCCAGGCCGGGATTTTCAGTCTGGTCACGGATCTGGGAGGCTTGACCGAGCCGGACTTGATCCTGGAAGGGTACGTTCAGGAACTGCACCGGGATCTGCGTGACGGACGGCGGGAAGCCGTGCTGGCCCTGCAAATGCTGCTGTTGCGTCCGAACCGCTTGGGCGCCATGGAGGTGGTCGTGCAACGGGATTATCGCCAGGAACTGACTCTGTCGGATGGCTCGATCGCTTCCCTGGTGGCCGGATGGAATCTGGCCCTGACAATGATTCTCTCGGACGTGGAGACCGCCTTCCGGAGCGCGTCCTTTTCAGGAGCGGTTTCACAACCGAGTCAGGGCCGTCTTCAAGGATCTGATCAATGA
- a CDS encoding MlaD family protein: MSVQTNYVKLGAFVLITSVLILAGLIVLGGGKLWSERILVETYLDESAQGLEAGSVVKMRGVQVGNIEQISFVYLKYPEAFQAGHRYVLVEIGLQADKFGDFPRDKFKELLAEEIATGLRIRITPQGLTGAAYLELDYTSPFRAPALPINWTPVAPYIPSAPGTITRFEETFESVSTTLKNLEGVNLNKPLERLEELMNLVMVKVDAVQTEQFSAEAIALMEELRRTNAQVARLLGSPDDPAGQGERMDLQSIFQDVSLAMREVRGMAEEVNKWVHAEQGGLEDLRLAVVDLRRAMADAPEMVEDFSSAADTAQESFLRFQQLLGQIQLRLASKLEQIDVLLHNLGRTSENVREITDDARDYPSRLFFGDPPAGSRNQEEHP, from the coding sequence ATGAGCGTCCAAACCAACTACGTCAAACTCGGGGCCTTCGTCTTGATCACCTCGGTCCTGATTCTCGCCGGGCTGATCGTGCTGGGCGGCGGCAAGCTCTGGAGTGAGCGCATCCTCGTGGAAACCTATCTGGACGAATCCGCCCAGGGGCTGGAAGCCGGCTCCGTGGTCAAGATGCGCGGCGTCCAGGTGGGCAATATCGAACAAATCTCTTTTGTTTATCTCAAGTACCCCGAAGCGTTCCAGGCCGGACACCGTTACGTGCTGGTGGAGATCGGCCTGCAGGCCGATAAATTCGGGGATTTTCCGCGAGACAAATTCAAGGAGCTCCTGGCCGAGGAAATCGCCACCGGGCTGCGGATCCGGATTACTCCCCAGGGACTGACCGGCGCGGCCTACCTGGAACTGGACTACACCAGCCCGTTTCGGGCCCCGGCTCTGCCCATCAACTGGACGCCCGTCGCGCCTTATATTCCTTCGGCTCCGGGTACCATCACCCGGTTCGAGGAAACCTTCGAGTCGGTCAGCACCACCCTGAAGAACCTGGAAGGGGTTAATCTGAACAAGCCGCTGGAACGATTGGAAGAGCTTATGAACCTGGTGATGGTCAAGGTTGACGCGGTGCAGACCGAGCAGTTCAGCGCCGAGGCCATTGCCCTGATGGAAGAGTTGCGCCGGACCAACGCTCAGGTGGCCCGTCTTCTGGGCAGTCCGGACGATCCCGCGGGGCAGGGCGAAAGAATGGATCTGCAATCCATCTTTCAGGACGTCTCCCTGGCCATGCGCGAAGTGCGGGGCATGGCCGAAGAGGTGAACAAATGGGTCCATGCCGAGCAGGGCGGGTTGGAGGATTTACGTCTGGCCGTCGTCGATCTGCGACGGGCCATGGCTGATGCGCCGGAGATGGTGGAGGACTTTTCCTCTGCCGCGGACACGGCCCAGGAGAGTTTTTTACGCTTCCAACAACTCCTGGGTCAGATCCAGCTTCGTCTGGCCTCGAAACTGGAGCAGATCGACGTCCTGCTGCATAACCTTGGGCGGACCAGTGAAAACGTACGGGAAATTACGGACGACGCCCGGGATTATCCCTCCAGGCTGTTCTTCGGCGATCCTCCGGCCGGTTCCCGAAATCAGGAGGAGCACCCATGA
- a CDS encoding ABC transporter ATP-binding protein codes for MSFITETTACGVEAGSRGEPLIRVQALTTGYGERIILRDVNLEVFPGEVVILLGGSGCGKSTLLKQMIGLERPMSGTVLISGRDVHAARGAERTRILHGFGVSYQSGALFGSLSVLENVLLPLEECTDLPKPLQLRVARMKLAQVGLAGFENHAPSELSGGMVKRAAIARAMVLDPCILFLDEPSAGLDPVTSAELDALILDLARGLGMTFVIVTHELASVFAIADRVIMLDKSRQGIVAQGDPRTLRDHSTDSLVHDFFHRHVTGKDER; via the coding sequence ATGTCTTTCATTACTGAAACCACGGCCTGCGGCGTTGAAGCCGGCTCGCGGGGTGAACCGTTGATCCGGGTCCAAGCCTTGACGACCGGTTACGGAGAACGGATCATCCTTCGGGACGTGAACCTGGAGGTCTTTCCCGGCGAGGTGGTGATCCTTCTGGGCGGCTCGGGCTGCGGCAAGAGCACCCTGCTCAAGCAGATGATCGGCCTGGAGCGGCCCATGTCCGGTACGGTGTTGATCAGCGGTCGGGACGTTCACGCGGCCCGGGGGGCGGAGCGAACGCGCATCCTGCACGGCTTCGGGGTCAGCTACCAGAGCGGGGCTTTGTTCGGCTCCCTGAGCGTTCTGGAAAACGTTCTCCTGCCCCTGGAGGAGTGTACGGACCTGCCCAAGCCCCTGCAATTGCGCGTGGCCCGAATGAAGCTGGCTCAGGTAGGGTTGGCCGGGTTCGAGAATCATGCCCCTTCGGAGCTGAGCGGCGGGATGGTCAAGCGGGCGGCCATTGCTCGGGCCATGGTCCTCGACCCCTGCATCCTGTTCCTGGACGAGCCCTCGGCCGGCCTGGACCCCGTGACTTCCGCCGAGTTGGACGCCTTGATCCTGGACCTGGCCCGGGGCCTGGGCATGACCTTCGTGATCGTGACCCATGAACTGGCCAGCGTGTTCGCCATCGCCGACCGGGTGATCATGCTGGACAAATCCCGTCAAGGCATCGTAGCCCAGGGCGATCCGAGAACCCTGCGCGACCACTCCACAGACTCGCTGGTCCATGACTTCTTTCATCGTCATGTGACTGGGAAAGATGAAAGATGA
- a CDS encoding ABC transporter permease — protein sequence MQSDLLSQAILEELPANLSGTLSATLTGRLDVRSTGDIWRRLQVFVGKARSVILRLDVSGVGYVDASGLALFTELDQDLRGRGGRLELVGMREELAGSLERFQALSQGGPAPGRRGTVLERIGRGAQAFGRDVRDLVGFVGLFVSGFAQALRRPGSIRWRDFWLSCETVGANAVLIIMLIGFLMGLIISFQSAMPLRMFGAEIYVARLLGLSMIRELGPLVTAIILAGRSGASFAAELGTMKINQELDALTTMGLDPVRLLVVPRMLAAMCMTPLLTMVFIVFSLIGGAVVMLSLGYPLVSYTNQVTLSVGVGDLANGLFKSFVFSLLVGWIGCVRGLQTGQGAWAVGAATTSAVVSGIILIAVMDGIFAVLYYVFHY from the coding sequence GTGCAATCTGATCTCCTTTCGCAAGCAATCCTTGAAGAGTTGCCCGCCAATCTCTCCGGCACGTTGTCCGCGACCCTGACCGGTCGGCTGGATGTTCGAAGCACGGGGGATATCTGGCGGCGATTGCAGGTTTTCGTCGGCAAGGCCAGGTCGGTGATTTTGCGCCTGGATGTTTCCGGGGTGGGGTACGTGGACGCTTCCGGGCTGGCCTTGTTCACGGAACTCGACCAGGATTTGCGGGGCAGGGGAGGAAGGCTGGAGCTGGTCGGGATGCGCGAGGAACTGGCCGGGAGCCTGGAGCGGTTTCAGGCCCTGAGCCAAGGTGGCCCGGCTCCGGGGCGGCGCGGCACGGTACTGGAGCGAATCGGGCGCGGAGCCCAGGCTTTTGGGCGAGACGTGCGGGATCTGGTGGGCTTCGTGGGGCTGTTCGTCTCCGGCTTCGCCCAGGCTCTGCGCCGTCCCGGGAGCATCAGATGGCGGGATTTCTGGCTCAGCTGCGAAACCGTGGGGGCCAACGCCGTGCTGATCATCATGCTCATCGGCTTTCTGATGGGCTTGATCATCTCCTTCCAGTCCGCCATGCCCCTGCGGATGTTCGGCGCGGAAATCTACGTGGCCAGACTTTTGGGGTTGTCCATGATCCGGGAACTCGGCCCGCTGGTCACGGCCATCATTCTGGCCGGGCGCTCCGGAGCCTCCTTTGCCGCGGAACTGGGCACCATGAAGATCAACCAGGAACTGGACGCCCTGACCACCATGGGCCTGGACCCGGTCCGGCTGCTGGTGGTCCCCCGGATGCTGGCCGCCATGTGCATGACGCCGCTGTTGACCATGGTGTTCATCGTCTTCAGCCTGATCGGCGGGGCCGTGGTCATGCTTTCCCTGGGCTATCCCCTGGTGAGCTACACCAATCAGGTGACTCTTTCCGTGGGCGTGGGGGACCTGGCCAACGGCCTGTTCAAATCCTTCGTCTTTAGCTTGTTGGTGGGCTGGATCGGGTGCGTGCGCGGCCTGCAGACCGGACAGGGGGCCTGGGCCGTGGGCGCGGCAACCACCAGCGCCGTGGTCAGCGGGATCATCCTGATCGCGGTGATGGACGGCATATTCGCGGTGCTGTATTATGTCTTTCATTACTGA
- the sugE gene encoding quaternary ammonium compound efflux SMR transporter SugE: protein MAWFFLAVAGVFEIVWAIGLKYSNGFTRLWPTALTLTAMLFSFGFLAQALRTIPVGTGYAVWTGIGAVGTAILGIILFAEPATWARIGCILLIVTGILGLKLVS from the coding sequence ATGGCTTGGTTTTTTCTGGCCGTTGCCGGTGTTTTTGAGATAGTTTGGGCCATCGGCCTGAAGTACTCCAACGGCTTTACCCGACTCTGGCCCACGGCGTTGACGCTGACGGCCATGCTCTTCAGCTTCGGCTTCCTGGCCCAGGCCCTGCGAACCATTCCCGTGGGCACCGGCTACGCGGTCTGGACCGGCATCGGCGCCGTGGGCACGGCCATCCTGGGCATCATCCTCTTCGCCGAACCGGCGACCTGGGCCCGGATCGGCTGTATCCTCCTGATCGTAACCGGGATTTTGGGTTTGAAGCTGGTTTCCTGA